The proteins below are encoded in one region of Pacificitalea manganoxidans:
- a CDS encoding DNA-packaging protein produces the protein MRAPKLGADWLVSAEAEVQDGFLEALTDEALLALPWIFEFWALPHQLPPDGDWMSWVIMGGRGAGKTRAGSEWVRSMVEGPTPQCPGRARRMCLLGETFDQVREVMIFGESGILACSPPDRRPEWQAGRRRLEWPNGAVAEAHSAHDPESLRGPQFDAAWADELAKWKRAEAAWDMLQFGLRLGDDPRQCVTTTPRNVGVLKQILAAPSTVVTSAPTEANRAHLADSFLREVRRRHRGTALERQELDGVLLEDAEGALWSRAGIAAQRLEELPPLDRVVVAVDPAVTARAGSDACGIVVVGAQMQGPVHEWRAVVLEDASVQGRMPIDWARAVIAATERHGASQLVVEVNQGGDLIETLLRTVDPGVPYRAVRAQRGKAARAEPVAALYEQGRVRHLGVFDTLEDEMCRMTLRGYEGSGSPDRVDALVWAVHELLIRPREVQAQPHYRAL, from the coding sequence ATGCGCGCGCCGAAATTGGGCGCCGATTGGCTCGTCTCCGCCGAAGCGGAGGTGCAGGACGGGTTTCTGGAAGCGCTCACTGACGAGGCGCTTCTGGCCTTGCCGTGGATCTTCGAGTTCTGGGCCCTGCCGCATCAGTTGCCGCCTGACGGCGACTGGATGAGTTGGGTCATCATGGGGGGGCGCGGGGCGGGGAAAACCCGCGCCGGATCGGAATGGGTGCGGTCGATGGTCGAGGGGCCGACGCCGCAATGCCCCGGACGGGCACGCCGCATGTGCCTGCTGGGCGAAACGTTTGATCAGGTGCGGGAGGTGATGATTTTCGGCGAGAGCGGCATCCTAGCCTGTTCGCCCCCGGACCGGCGGCCTGAATGGCAGGCCGGGCGGCGGCGGCTGGAATGGCCCAATGGCGCGGTGGCGGAGGCGCATTCCGCCCATGATCCCGAAAGCCTGCGGGGCCCGCAATTCGACGCCGCATGGGCCGATGAACTGGCCAAGTGGAAGCGGGCGGAGGCGGCATGGGACATGCTGCAATTCGGGCTGCGGCTGGGCGATGATCCACGGCAATGCGTGACGACCACGCCGCGCAATGTGGGGGTGCTGAAGCAGATCCTCGCCGCGCCCTCGACGGTGGTGACGAGCGCGCCGACGGAGGCCAACCGCGCGCATCTGGCCGACAGTTTCCTGCGGGAGGTGCGGCGGCGGCATCGCGGCACCGCGCTGGAGCGGCAGGAACTGGACGGGGTGTTGCTGGAGGATGCGGAGGGCGCGCTGTGGAGCCGGGCCGGGATCGCGGCGCAGCGGCTGGAGGAGTTGCCGCCGCTCGACCGGGTGGTGGTGGCCGTCGACCCTGCGGTGACGGCGCGGGCGGGCTCGGACGCGTGCGGGATCGTCGTCGTCGGCGCGCAGATGCAGGGGCCGGTGCATGAGTGGCGCGCGGTGGTGCTGGAGGATGCCAGCGTGCAGGGCCGGATGCCGATCGACTGGGCGCGGGCGGTCATCGCCGCGACGGAGCGGCACGGCGCCAGCCAGTTGGTGGTGGAGGTCAACCAAGGTGGCGATCTGATCGAGACGCTGCTGCGGACCGTCGATCCGGGCGTGCCCTACCGCGCGGTGCGGGCGCAGCGGGGCAAGGCGGCGCGGGCCGAGCCGGTCGCCGCGCTTTATGAGCAGGGGCGGGTGCGGCATCTGGGTGTGTTCGATACGCTGGAGGACGAGATGTGCCGCATGACCCTGCGCGGCTATGAGGGCAGCGGCAGCCCGGACCGGGTCGATGCGCTGGTCTGGGCGGTGCATGAATTGCTGATCCGCCCGCGCGAGGTGCAGGCGCAGCCGCATTACCGCGCGTTGTGA
- a CDS encoding phage portal protein: MGFGFLKRGGSGADAGIPPERKASATGRVVAWQGGGRAVWSSRDVVSLTRAGFSGNPVGFRAVKLIAEAAAALPLVCQDSACRYEQHPVIDLLARPNPAQGRAELLEALYGQLLLTGNAYVEAAGLGGDGLPVELHVLRSDRMSLIPGTDGWPVAYDYAVGGRKHRFDMRTGATAPLCHIRSFHPQDDHYGLSPMQAAAVAMDVHNAASRWSKALLDNAARPSGAIIYKGPEGQGSMSSDQYDRLISEMERSHSGAHNAGRPMLLEGGLDWRPMGFSPSDMEFQKTKEAAAREIATAFGVPPMLLGVPGEATYANYQEAHRAFYRLTVLPLAQKVTAQLAHWLAGFDVTGADAVRIAPDPDQVPALAAEREAQWRRVSEAEFLSDSEKRQLLGLPPRPEPRHGADADSDEAEENSA, encoded by the coding sequence ATGGGGTTCGGATTTCTGAAGCGAGGCGGGAGCGGCGCGGACGCCGGGATACCGCCGGAGCGCAAGGCCTCGGCCACCGGGCGGGTCGTGGCGTGGCAGGGCGGCGGGCGAGCGGTCTGGTCATCCCGCGACGTTGTCAGCCTGACGCGGGCGGGGTTCAGCGGCAATCCGGTCGGGTTCCGGGCGGTGAAGCTGATCGCGGAGGCGGCGGCGGCGCTGCCCCTCGTCTGTCAGGACAGCGCGTGCCGGTATGAGCAGCACCCGGTGATCGATCTGCTGGCGCGGCCCAATCCGGCGCAGGGGCGGGCGGAGTTGCTGGAGGCGCTTTACGGGCAGCTTTTGCTGACGGGCAATGCCTATGTGGAGGCGGCGGGTCTGGGCGGCGATGGCCTGCCGGTGGAGTTGCATGTGCTGCGCTCCGACCGGATGAGCCTGATCCCCGGCACCGATGGCTGGCCTGTCGCCTATGATTACGCGGTGGGCGGGCGCAAGCACCGGTTCGACATGCGGACGGGTGCGACCGCGCCGCTGTGCCATATTCGCAGTTTCCACCCGCAGGACGACCATTACGGGCTGAGCCCGATGCAGGCGGCGGCGGTGGCGATGGATGTCCACAATGCCGCGTCGCGCTGGTCGAAGGCGCTGCTGGACAATGCCGCGCGGCCCTCGGGCGCGATCATCTACAAGGGGCCGGAGGGTCAGGGCTCGATGAGCAGCGACCAATATGACCGGCTGATCAGCGAGATGGAGCGCTCGCATAGCGGCGCGCATAATGCGGGGCGTCCGATGTTGCTGGAAGGCGGGCTGGATTGGCGCCCGATGGGGTTTTCGCCCTCGGACATGGAATTTCAGAAAACCAAGGAAGCCGCCGCGCGCGAGATCGCCACGGCCTTTGGCGTGCCGCCGATGCTGCTGGGCGTGCCGGGGGAGGCGACCTACGCCAATTATCAGGAAGCGCATCGGGCGTTCTACCGGCTGACCGTGTTGCCGCTGGCGCAGAAGGTCACCGCGCAGTTGGCGCATTGGCTGGCGGGGTTCGACGTGACGGGGGCCGATGCGGTGCGGATCGCGCCCGATCCCGATCAGGTGCCCGCATTGGCGGCGGAGCGGGAGGCGCAGTGGCGGCGGGTCTCGGAGGCCGAGTTCCTGAGCGATTCCGAAAAGCGCCAGTTGCTGGGCCTGCCGCCGCGCCCGGAGCCGCGTCACGGCGCAGATGCAGACAGCGATGAGGCGGAGGAGAACAGCGCATGA
- a CDS encoding HK97 family phage prohead protease — MTAGAGAPDDWGLERKFHRPEAGLRVEDDTWIAGYASVFGAADQGGDVVRRGAFAGALARPERRVKMLWQHDPTRPVGVWEELREDARGLWVRGRLLPEVAQAREALALIAAGALDGLSIGYRTSRASRDAQGRRVLEVVDLWEVSLVTFPMLPQARVGAGTAAAGGAGAGQKRSAGPDAQGVHGTATPMGMERDGMARAFDAARAEIAEMRQRARDSRKEGR, encoded by the coding sequence ATGACGGCGGGCGCGGGCGCGCCGGATGACTGGGGGCTGGAGCGCAAGTTCCACCGCCCCGAGGCTGGGCTGCGGGTCGAGGATGACACTTGGATCGCGGGCTATGCCTCGGTCTTTGGGGCGGCGGATCAGGGCGGGGACGTGGTGCGGCGCGGCGCGTTTGCCGGCGCGCTGGCCCGGCCCGAACGGCGGGTCAAGATGCTGTGGCAGCACGATCCTACGCGCCCCGTGGGTGTGTGGGAGGAGCTGCGCGAGGATGCGCGCGGGCTGTGGGTGCGGGGGCGGCTGTTGCCGGAGGTGGCGCAGGCGCGAGAGGCGCTGGCGCTGATCGCGGCGGGGGCGCTGGACGGGCTGTCGATCGGCTACCGCACCAGCCGCGCGAGCCGGGACGCGCAGGGGCGGCGGGTGCTGGAGGTCGTGGACCTGTGGGAAGTGTCGCTGGTGACGTTCCCGATGTTGCCGCAGGCGCGGGTCGGGGCGGGCACCGCCGCTGCGGGCGGCGCGGGCGCGGGGCAGAAGCGCAGCGCGGGGCCTGATGCGCAGGGCGTGCATGGGACCGCCACGCCGATGGGGATGGAGCGGGACGGCATGGCGCGGGCGTTCGATGCCGCGCGGGCCGAGATCGCGGAGATGCGCCAGCGGGCGCGGGACAGCCGAAAGGA